In one Lysobacter alkalisoli genomic region, the following are encoded:
- a CDS encoding ABC transporter permease → MTNVLHTELALVLRSRLALVSLVLLAAIAALAVMAGLRTVESQRDAIERSVAAQRAEQALVARQYAGEEGDAGQVGYYTFHPTWDPPAPLAFAALGQRDVQPYLLRVRLLGLQAQLYESDTANPEMALAGTFDFAFVLVYLLPLVAIALVHDLVSGEREAGRLGLVLATASAPVRLWRRRLLLRYGLVLVSVLLPFAVGCMVAGVQLVQATAVAVVAMLYTAFWFGLFAFLAARVRSSANGAMAMFAVWLGLTLLLPTAANTLINQAVPAGRGVDLMLAQRQLVHAGWDEPKDVTFERFFNTHPEWRGTPPVTVRFHWKWYYAMHQAGDDAVVPQVAEYEASLRARQRWAERAGWLMPGIAVQVTMQRLANTDLEAQLRYREQIVAFHAALRRYFYPYLFNEVPFRTKDVDAMPGFTPAPASGLADRQSLVVLLVLAMLAALCANRLLRKVE, encoded by the coding sequence ATGACGAACGTTCTCCACACAGAGCTCGCGCTTGTGCTGCGTTCGCGACTCGCACTCGTGTCCTTGGTGCTGCTCGCGGCGATCGCGGCGCTCGCCGTCATGGCTGGGTTGCGCACGGTCGAGTCCCAGCGCGATGCGATCGAGCGCTCCGTCGCCGCCCAGCGCGCCGAGCAGGCACTGGTCGCCCGGCAGTACGCAGGCGAGGAGGGCGATGCGGGCCAGGTCGGCTACTACACCTTTCATCCGACCTGGGATCCACCGGCGCCGCTCGCCTTCGCCGCGCTCGGCCAACGCGACGTGCAACCCTACCTCCTGCGTGTGAGGTTGCTTGGATTGCAGGCACAGCTCTACGAGTCGGACACGGCCAATCCGGAGATGGCACTCGCCGGCACGTTCGACTTCGCCTTCGTATTGGTCTACCTGCTGCCCCTGGTCGCGATCGCATTGGTGCATGATCTCGTCAGTGGCGAACGCGAGGCTGGCCGCCTGGGCCTGGTGCTCGCCACGGCGAGTGCGCCGGTACGACTGTGGCGACGGCGCCTGCTGCTCCGCTATGGCCTGGTGCTCGTGTCGGTGCTGCTGCCGTTCGCCGTCGGCTGCATGGTCGCCGGTGTGCAGCTGGTGCAGGCGACTGCGGTGGCTGTCGTTGCGATGCTGTACACCGCGTTCTGGTTCGGGCTGTTTGCCTTCCTTGCGGCCCGTGTCCGCAGCTCGGCCAATGGCGCGATGGCGATGTTCGCCGTCTGGCTCGGCCTGACGCTGCTGCTGCCGACCGCCGCGAACACGCTGATCAACCAGGCGGTGCCGGCAGGACGCGGCGTCGATCTGATGCTCGCTCAGCGCCAGCTGGTGCACGCCGGGTGGGACGAGCCCAAGGACGTCACCTTCGAGCGATTCTTCAACACGCATCCGGAATGGCGAGGCACGCCGCCGGTGACCGTGCGTTTCCACTGGAAGTGGTACTACGCGATGCATCAGGCCGGCGACGATGCCGTTGTCCCACAGGTGGCCGAGTACGAAGCCAGCTTGCGGGCACGCCAGCGCTGGGCCGAGCGTGCCGGCTGGCTGATGCCCGGCATCGCGGTGCAGGTAACGATGCAGCGCCTGGCCAACACCGACCTCGAAGCCCAACTGCGCTACCGCGAGCAGATTGTCGCTTTCCATGCCGCGCTCAGGCGCTACTTCTATCCGTACCTGTTCAACGAGGTCCCGTTCCGGACGAAGGATGTCGACGCGATGCCGGGCTTCACTCCGGCTCCGGCATCAGGCCTGGCCGATCGCCAGTCGCTGGTCGTGTTGCTCGTGCTGGCGATGCTGGCCGCGCTGTGCGCGAATCGTCTGTTGCGGAAGGTCGAGTAG
- a CDS encoding TonB-dependent receptor, producing MRKKLLTSAVLAILFATNGPAQSQSGDSAITLGKVEVRSASNGPLLANNVLTSVDVMGGDKVEDKNVMNSWELLGQMPGIQLTETRQGAESGKATFRAFNGEGYINGIKTLIDGIPSNVNSGNQRFIDMIFPLEIDYIEVVRGTNDPRYGLHNIGGNINFATRQGGNYLDGRLSYGSFNTREAQLAAGKETGSIAQNYFMGVQASDGHRDHADSSKYTLAGKWFYTDEAETLKAGLVARAYHHEADEPGFLTAEELAADRKQSPEKNANDGDDRDMWHLGAHLDKRLADGLSLSAKLYVNRYEDDRTVTFTRYPEGNAPRQRRQWDEKQTGMLSSLTWVATESVTMEAGVNFEHQDNAYRRYRYDFSIPTDFSAAPARIQNDDRYTLENVGAYVQAVFNPAESLKIVPAFRVDKFSGSTHLPADVRASLQSYGWIKQPKLSVVYAVAPAANLYANWGRTFQVLTGSTAPAYLTEGQAAYRPSINTGTEIGIKLSPVAGTEARIAAWRQDATDEVANMPSTGTTVGLGQTRRQGLDMQIASRVGERWTLWASYALQEAKVVSAFTGAGDSLAGKEVFSTPRYISNLGIDYQLDERWKLGMQGRMQGGYYIDELNEQGKYGGFKVLDASARYTLSDRFSIDLQLRNLADRKYEYVWYDNFFWGGDDQPMFSPAPGRSAYVSFNMKL from the coding sequence ATGAGAAAGAAGCTGTTGACGTCAGCGGTGCTGGCGATACTTTTTGCCACGAATGGCCCTGCACAATCCCAATCCGGCGATTCCGCCATCACCCTGGGCAAGGTGGAGGTGCGAAGCGCCTCCAACGGGCCGTTGCTGGCCAACAACGTGCTGACCTCCGTCGATGTCATGGGCGGGGACAAGGTCGAAGACAAGAACGTCATGAACAGCTGGGAGCTGCTTGGACAGATGCCGGGCATCCAGCTCACCGAAACCCGCCAGGGCGCCGAGTCCGGCAAGGCGACGTTCCGCGCGTTCAACGGCGAGGGCTACATCAACGGCATCAAGACCCTGATCGACGGCATCCCGAGCAACGTCAACAGCGGTAACCAGCGCTTCATCGACATGATCTTTCCGCTGGAAATCGATTACATCGAAGTAGTGCGCGGCACCAACGATCCGCGCTACGGGCTGCACAACATCGGCGGCAACATCAACTTCGCCACGCGCCAGGGCGGGAACTACCTGGACGGCCGCCTGAGCTATGGAAGCTTCAACACGCGCGAAGCCCAGTTGGCGGCCGGCAAGGAAACCGGAAGCATCGCCCAGAACTATTTCATGGGCGTGCAGGCATCGGATGGCCATCGCGATCATGCCGATTCCAGCAAGTACACGCTGGCGGGCAAGTGGTTCTACACCGACGAAGCCGAAACCCTGAAGGCGGGACTGGTGGCTCGCGCATACCACCACGAAGCCGACGAGCCCGGATTCCTGACGGCCGAGGAGCTGGCCGCGGACAGGAAGCAATCGCCGGAAAAGAACGCCAACGATGGCGACGACCGCGACATGTGGCATCTCGGAGCGCACCTGGACAAGAGGCTTGCCGACGGTCTGAGCCTGAGCGCCAAGCTTTACGTCAATCGCTACGAAGACGACAGGACGGTGACCTTCACTCGCTATCCCGAGGGCAACGCGCCCCGTCAGCGTCGCCAGTGGGACGAAAAACAGACCGGCATGCTGAGCAGCCTCACCTGGGTGGCCACGGAATCCGTAACCATGGAGGCGGGCGTGAACTTCGAGCATCAGGACAACGCCTACCGGCGCTACCGCTACGATTTCAGCATTCCCACCGACTTCAGTGCCGCTCCCGCCCGGATCCAGAACGATGACCGCTACACGCTGGAGAATGTCGGCGCCTACGTGCAGGCGGTCTTCAATCCCGCCGAATCGTTGAAGATCGTGCCGGCCTTCCGGGTCGACAAGTTCTCCGGCAGTACCCATCTTCCCGCCGACGTGCGGGCGTCCCTGCAGTCGTACGGATGGATCAAGCAGCCCAAGCTGAGCGTGGTCTACGCGGTCGCACCTGCCGCCAACCTCTACGCCAACTGGGGCAGGACATTCCAGGTCCTGACCGGCTCCACCGCACCGGCCTACCTCACCGAAGGCCAAGCCGCGTACCGCCCATCGATCAACACCGGTACCGAAATCGGCATCAAGCTCAGTCCGGTTGCGGGAACCGAGGCACGCATCGCGGCCTGGCGACAGGACGCCACCGATGAAGTGGCCAACATGCCCAGCACCGGGACCACGGTGGGCCTGGGCCAGACCCGCCGGCAGGGGTTGGACATGCAGATCGCTTCCCGGGTGGGCGAACGCTGGACGCTGTGGGCATCGTATGCATTGCAGGAAGCGAAGGTCGTCAGTGCGTTCACCGGAGCCGGCGACTCGCTCGCGGGCAAGGAAGTTTTTTCCACACCGCGCTACATCAGCAACCTGGGCATCGACTACCAGCTGGACGAGCGCTGGAAGCTGGGGATGCAAGGCCGGATGCAGGGCGGCTACTACATCGACGAGCTCAACGAGCAGGGCAAGTACGGCGGCTTCAAGGTCCTGGACGCAAGCGCGCGCTACACGCTGTCCGACCGCTTCAGCATCGACCTGCAGCTCAGGAATCTGGCCGACCGCAAGTACGAGTACGTCTGGTACGACAACTTCTTCTGGGGCGGCGACGACCAGCCGATGTTCTCCCCGGCGCCCGGACGTTCGGCCTACGTTTCCTTCAACATGAAGTTGTAG